TGCGGCCGGTGGCCAGTCGACGGGCGGTGAGGTTCGGCCGATAGCCCAGCTCGTCGATGGCGGCCTGCACGCGTGCCCTCATGTCGGGCTGCACATGGGCGTATCCGTTGACGACGTTCGACACCGTCTTCATCGACACCTGCGCGCGCTCCGCGACGTCGATGAGCCTCACCCGAGCCATCGCCCCTCCTCACGTCGAGTCGAGTCTAGGTGCGCTCCCGAAATCCGAACGAAGTCGGACGCCGAGAATCAACCCACTCGACAGATCACTTTACAGCGCTGTACATTGTCGGAGGCCGTCAGTTTCGACGGCAGGTCCGCGCGAAGGCGCGACACCGTTTTCAACGAGGAGGACGACCGGTGGGCAAGAGGCTGAGGTTCACGAGGTTCATGCAGGGGGCGGCGATCGCCGCCGTCGGCGCGCTGGCGCTGGCCGGCTGCAGCGGACAGGGCGGCGCGCAGAGCGCCGGCGGCGAGTTCACGGGCGAGTACGACGGCCCCGAGGTCACCCTGCAGTACTGGAACGGGTTCACCGGCGGTGATGGCCCGTTCATGGAGCAGATGGTCGACCAGTTCATGGCCGAGCACGACAACATCAAGATCGAGTCCACGACGCAGGAGTGGAGCGACTTCTACCAGAAGCTGCCCGCGGCCGTGACGGCGGGCAAAGGCCCCGACGTCGGCGTGATGCACCTCGACCAGCTGGCGACGATGGCGGCCCGCAACGTCATCGTGCCCGTCGACGACCTCGCAAAGGAGCTCGACCTGAGCGCCGACGACTTCAGCAAGGAGGTCTGGGACGCCGGCGTGTACAACGACGCCCGCTACGGCATCCCGCTCGACGTGCACTCGCTAGCCATGTACTACAACACCGAGCACTTCGCGGCCGCCGGCATCACCGAGCCCCCGACCGACGAGGCGTCCTTCCAGGAAGCGCTCGACAAGCTCAAGGCCGCCGGCTACGAGACCCCGTTCTGGATGCCGGCCCTGTGGCCCGCGCACCTCATGGAGTTGTCGCTGATCTGGCAGGCCGGCGGCGAGCCGTACTCCGAGGACGGCAGCGAGGCGACCTTCGACTCCGAGGA
This DNA window, taken from Agromyces sp. 3263, encodes the following:
- a CDS encoding ABC transporter substrate-binding protein, with product MGKRLRFTRFMQGAAIAAVGALALAGCSGQGGAQSAGGEFTGEYDGPEVTLQYWNGFTGGDGPFMEQMVDQFMAEHDNIKIESTTQEWSDFYQKLPAAVTAGKGPDVGVMHLDQLATMAARNVIVPVDDLAKELDLSADDFSKEVWDAGVYNDARYGIPLDVHSLAMYYNTEHFAAAGITEPPTDEASFQEALDKLKAAGYETPFWMPALWPAHLMELSLIWQAGGEPYSEDGSEATFDSEEGVDGLTWMRSMVDEGYSPADVAADAQYVAFKNGETSITWDGIWQINDLKESGIPFAAAPVPAIGGDPAVWANSHNFFLPRQAKPDDNKANAAKVFIAWMSENSGEWAGAGMIPARESVRSSVIGGTVQEPIAEQIDNMRFLPAVPGLGPVQAETLEVAVADGVLGKASPEEALQREADRATKLMQENLEKFGG